A single genomic interval of Oryctolagus cuniculus chromosome 19, mOryCun1.1, whole genome shotgun sequence harbors:
- the LOC108176275 gene encoding glutamate receptor ionotropic, NMDA 2A, with protein MPPADRAPLEVGKWENQTLSPRPTVWPWYKSFSDCELDHNHLSIVTLEEAPFVIVEDINPLTEACVRNTVPCRKFIKINNSANKGMNFKKCCKGFCIGILKKLSWTVKFTYDFYLVTKGKHDKNVNNMWIGVIGGSGYHKAVLAVGSTTSMRSVLKWWNSPCPL; from the exons GTGGgcaagtgggagaaccagaccCTGAGCCCAAGGCCCACGGTGTGGCCCTGGTACAAGTCCTTCTCTGACTGTGAGCTGGATCACAACCACCTGAGCATCGTCACCCTGGAGGAGGCCCCCTTCGTCATCGTGGAAGACATCAACCCGCTGACTGAGGCCTGTGTGCGGAACACGGTGCCGTGTCGGAAGTTCATCAAAATCAA CAATTCAGCTAACAAGGGGATGAACTTTAAGAAATGCTGCAAGGGGTTCTGCATTGGTATCCTGAAGAAGCTCTCCTGGACGGTCAAGTTTACCTATGACTTCTACCTGGTGACCAAAGGGAAGCATGACAAAAATGTCAACAATATGTGGATTGGAGTGATTGGGGGAA GTGGTTACCACAAAGCGGTCCTGGCAGTGGGCTCGACAACATCAATGAGGAGCGTTCTGAAGTGGTGGAATTCTCCGTGCCCTTTGTGA